CAAAACCAGCTCCGTCATCGGAAGCAACGTAAAGAGCAGAAGCAGGTAGAAGAACATAACTAGAGGTCATCTTTTATAGTTTTCAAAGTATTCATCTCTAACATAGTTGCGGATTTTCAGACGGTCTTCATACAAAATAGATATAAATTCTATCCCGCATACATCTCTTTTGAAGTCTATCCAGGCAACTTTGCCAACAGTGTTAATGTCTTCCTTCTTTTCGCCATGAATTGAAATTATTAGTTTTAATTCCGTTTCTTCTTTTATGCTTGTCTTTAAAAGTTCTTTCAAATCCTCGTTTTCCATGCATAGTCCTCCTTCACAGATGTCTTTTGTATGCCCACTGTATTTTAATTCAACAGAATCTAACAGGTCATATTGAACAGGAATTTCTTTATCAAGCTTAATAATCCCATATTTTACCCTAAAGGCTTTCTCAAGTCTGATATACTCTCTTCTATTTTTTTGTGTATCTTTTCTCCAAAACATATATTTATCCTATTTTATCTAACTTAACTCTCCTAAGTAAAAGAGTGTACAAATTCTCCGTTTTTTCAACCATTCTGTCAATACTAAAGTTTAGCACTCTTTTCTCTGCCTCTTCTCCCATCTTTTTTGCCAGTTCTTGATTATTAATTAGATTGAGACTATATAAAGCCAGGTCCTCAGGAGATTGAGGCGGGATGATAAAGCCTGTTTCTCCATGTTTTACAACTTCACTATTACCTCCAACGTCTGTTACAACAACAGGTTTTCCAGCAGCCATTGATTCTAGAACTGTTATTGAGAATCCCTCTCTTAAAGAAGTCAGAACAGATATATCAGACATTGCAAGAATTTGTGGAATGTCCTCTCTCAAACCTGTAAATATTACATTTTTGCTAATCCCTAAATCGTCTGAGGCAGTTTTTAACTGGCTTTCTAATGGGCCGTCACCTACAACTAAAAATTTTACGTTTGGTTTTTTCTTTCTTATTATTTGAGCTGCCTTTAAAAAGTAAACGTGTCCTTTCTGCTGCTGCAAGCGTCCTATTATAGTTATAATTTTTTCATCTGGTTTTATCCCAAATTCTTCCCTTTTTTTGTTTATATTCACATAAGTTTGAAATTTTGAAATATCAACTCCATTATAAATTGTAATAATTTTATCTTCAGATATCCCTATTTTTTTAACATAAAAATCTTTGACTGCATCAGACACAGCAATAATTTTATTTGTAATTCCTGCTAATACTCTGTCACTCAATCTCTGGGGAAATTTCTTCCATGAATCAATATTGTGTTCATTAGTTATTATTACTGGTATTCCTGCTAATTTAGCAGCAATTCTTCCTGCAAGGTTCGCTCTATACAGATGAGTATGAACAATGTCTATTTGCATCTTTTTCATAAGGCGTGCCAGTCTCAATATACCTGCTATGTATTTCCCGTCAAAGTCCAGTCGTGCTCTCATTCTAAACTTGATAATAGGAATACCTAAAGATTCCATAATATCTGCCAGTTTATCCCGTTTAAAAAGACAGCACAGATAAACCTTATATTGACACTTATCTAATCTTGGAAGTATGGATGTCAGTGTTCTTTCAACACCACCCATTTCAAGAGAAGGGACTATGCGGAGAATTCTAACTGGCTTTTTCATAGCAGCGTCATTGTATAGACAAGTACTAATTTGGTCAAGCCAAGTGATAAACTGAAGTAAAAATGGATATCGATAAAAGAATGTGTCTTGAAATTTAAGAAGAAGTTTTTATTTCATCAATAAATCGAGAAAGAGCGGTTTCTGTTTCCTTATCGTTTGAGATAAATTGTATCCCAATATTGTAATCTTCTTTTTTCTGTAAGCGCCAGACTGTCTGTCCATTTATTTCTAAATATTTTTTGACATCCAACACAGGAATTCTTACTTGAAGTTTTATATCTTCTTTTATTTCGGAGTCATTTGTATCCTCATGCTTTGGTAGCGTTATACAGATCCCACCAAGGCTTATATCTTTTGTATAGCCATAGTATACAACCAGATGTTTTTCCGAATCTTTTTGCAATCTTAACTCAACAGCTTCATCAACGGCATATCGCGAATATTTCCTTCGCTCTTGATTCATATCACTTTCTTTCTCAGGAGGTTTTTCCTCCATAGCAATTAGTTTTATTATGTCTTCTGAAGATGTAGCACTCATCAAGTCATCCCTGAAAGCTTTTTCTCCAAGAAGGCGGGATATTCTGGCTAGAGTTTTCAAGTGCGGACAAATTTCTCTATTTGGAGAAATAATCATAAAGAAAAGATTTACAGGCTTATTATCAATTGCATCAAAGTTTATGCCTTTTTTTGATCTTCCAAAAACGATAATTTTTTCTTTAATAGAAGATGTTTCTGCATGCGGGATAGCAACTCCATTCCCTACCGCAGTGCTGCCATGTGCTTCTCTCTCTAAAATAGCTTTATGCAGTGTATTTTCTGAATTGGCAAACCCTTTTTTTATTATCGGAGATATTAACTCTTTAATTGCATCTTCTTTTTTATCAGATGAAAGATCAAGAAGAACTAACTCTTTTCGCATGTAATCAGAAAGACTCACTTATTCTCCTGCTTTCTTATGTTACACATTTATTCTAAGTTTATAAGAAGATATCAACAACAGGAATTATATGGGTAGGTAATGGGTATATAAAATACCCGTTAAATGGTTTGGAGGAAAGAAACTAAGTTAATATCTTTTTTACGTATTCCCATTTTATGTCTGATATTTTTGCGGTGTTTTTCAACTGTCTGGTAAGAAATATTTAAAAGCCCGGAAATCTCTTTGCTTGTGAGCCTGCCTTTTATCATATTGCAGATTTCAATTTCCCTTGGAGTCAGATTAAGTCTTTTCCCTCTTATTTTACGGCCAAACGAAGACACCAATTCCCCTAAATGGTTTTTTAATAAATCAACATATTTACCGGCGGTCTTCTCTAATTTAAGTTTTTCTAAAATCGGAAACAATAATTCATTTACATTAGCCGCTATATCATTTTTTATTTTTCTTTTTTCCACTTCAATCTGCGCTATGATTTCGCTGAGCGCAATGTTTTTTTGTTCTAAAGCCGATTTTTGTCTCTGCAATTTTGCTGCCGTCTCTTTCAACGTCTTCTCTGTCCCCTTACGCTCGGTGATGTCCCAAGAAATACCCAATAGCCCAACGATGTTGTCCCGTTCATCCCTAGCAGGACACTTGACTGTGTATTCAATGCATTCTTTTCCATTTATGACACGTTTATCTTCTATTTCTTCTGTTTTTCCGGATTTGATAATCCTTTCATCATCTGCTCTATATTTCTCAGCTAGTTCCTTTGGAAAGAAATCATAATCTGTTTTTCCTGCGATTTCTTCACGCCTGATTTTTTTGTCTCGTACAAAGCTTTCGTTACAAGAGATAAAAACCAAATTGCTGTCCAATAAAAATACCTTCTGAGGAAGATTCTCAAGAAGTGTTTTGTACTTGTTTTTACTATTACGCAGCTCCTCCTCTGTGAGTTTGCGTTCAGTGATTTCCTTTTCAAGTTCTGCTGTACGACTATCGACTATGTCTTCCAGATGATCGCGGTACTTTTTTAATTCCTTCTCTATCCTCTTGCGTCCTGTAATATCTCTGACTGTCGCCTGCAGGAAAGTTTTTTCTCCGATAGTCATTCTTGTCAGCAAAACGGAGCAAAAGAAGTCCTTGCCATTCCGCTTTTTGTGCGTCCACTCAAAAAAGTTTGACCCTTTTTTCATTGCTATGCCAATCATTTTTTTTGCTTTATTTGCGGAGGTTTGTCCGTCCGGCTGAAACTCTGGAGAGTACTTCCACGGAGGCGCAGAAATAAACGTTTCTTCATCTTTCACGCCAAACAGTCCAAGCGTGGCAGTATTCCCTGAAGTAAAATTCCAAGATGGCGGAGCAAGTGTCATTATTGCGTCACGTGAAGTTTTAAATAAGAGCCGATATCTTTCCTCGCTTTCCCGCAGAGCTTCTTTCGCACTTTTTAATTCGAATATATTCGTCATCGATACACCTCCGCTGTTAGCTGTGCAAGTCTCGTTTCTGAGAATTCATTAATGATAACTTGTTTTCCTTTTCTTGCCATTTCTAAGGCTTTCTCCATATTGTTTATTGCTTCAAAAATAGCATTGGCTAAAGCTTCAGGATTATGAGGAGGAACTAATACACCGGTAATTCCGTCCTGAACAATTTCAGGAATACCGCCTGCGTTAGTTGAAACAACAGGTTTTTCCATAATAAGTGCTTCCTTGATTACAGCAGGGGATCCTTCAACAGAAGACGAGAGTACAAATATATCAATCCCTGAGAGAATTTGGGGTATACTCTCTCTTTTACCTGCGAATATAACGTAATTACTTAATTTCATTTTTTGAACCATGCTTTTAAGTTGCGATTCAAGAATTCCATCTCCAACAATCAGCAATTTAATATTCCTGAATTTTTCAATAATAATCTTTAGTGCCTCAAACATATTAGGATAATCTTTATGCTCTCTTAATCTTCCTACCATTCCTAAAACAACAGTATCAGGTAAGATTCCAAACTCGTTACGTATTTTCCCACTATCAAACTCGCCCTTAAACTTTTTTGTGTCTATAGAACTATGAATAGTGATGATTTTATTCTCGGAAATGTTATTTTCATCAATTAGCTGTCTTTTTATTACTTCAGCCACTGCTATTATTCTATCTGTCCATTCTTTATAAAGTTTATTGTTTATCCAGTTGTTTTTTATTCTTGTGAAATTATGGCGTGTGCGGATAATTTTGCATTGACCGGACAAGCCAAATAATCTAACAGCCAAGACACCAATCCAGTGGTCTGATGAACGGTGTGTGTGCAAGATATCAACTTTATGAGTTTTTAAAAACCGTGACAGTTTCCATATAACTACCGGGTTAAATTTCCATCTGCCTATTTTAAGAGACAATAACGGGATATTATACGAACCTGCTTTTTTACATAATGGACTTGACGGAGATACAGCTAAAATTATTTTAAACTGCTTACTGTTAAGCGATCTGCTGATTGAGAATATTCTCTGCTCTATCCCGCTCCAAACCTCACCTGCGTCTATGTGTAAGACAGTTCGTAATTTAGACAAAACTTTCAGCATCTATTTTATTTTTCCCCTTCTAATTCTTTCAATTTGTTTTCTATAACAGATGGAGATGGTAATTGCTTTAATAATTTAGCAGGTAACTTTCTTGTTAAATAATACTTTGCTACACCTACAGGCTTTTTTATGTTCCTTAATGAGTACTCAACAACAATATTGTCTTTCTTTTTGCAGAGAATAAGTCCTATAGACGGATTTTCATCTTGCAATTTAACTTTATCATCCAGAAGATTAAGATAAAAATTCATCTTTCCAGCATATTCTGGAATAAATTTGCCTATTTTTAAATCAATAGCAACCAGACATTTTAAATAGCGATGATAAAATAGTAAGTCAATGAAATATTCACTTTCGTTAAGCATAATTTTGTATTGGCTTCCGATAAAAGCAAACCCAATTCCAAGTTCCAATAAAAAACTTTTAATATTTTCTAAAAGTTTTTTCTCTAATTCTTTTTCTTTAATATCATCAGATATTTCAAGAAAATCAAGCATGTAGGTATCTTTTATGATAGGCTCAGCTTTCTTCAATATCTTAATTGGTAGCGTGCTATCAAAATTATGAGCTTTTTTATCTATCAAAAATCGTTCAAAGGATTTTGATTCTATTTGATGAACTAGAATGCTTCGACTCCACGAACTTCTAATACCCATTCGCAAATAATATTCTCTCTGATAATTGTCATTAAGTTTTTCTAGAATGACAATATTCTGTCCCCAGTGAATTTCTCGCACAAGTTGTGCGAGTTTTGGATTATTCTTGTAGGTAAGGTAAAACTTCCTCATTCGATCTAAATTTGCATAAGAAAAACCGCTATTTTTGGGGAACTCCTTTTGCAAATCTTCCGCAAGTTGCTGAATTATTTTTTGCCCCCAGCCTAATTTTTTTTGTTTGTCAACAATAGATTTGCCTATGTCCCAATAAAGACTGATAAGTTCCTTATTGACTGCTCTATATGTCTGATACTGAGTTTGCTTTATCTTGCTTTTTAAATCATTAAGAAACTTAATATATTCTTTGTTTTTAGTCATTGTTTTTTACCTAAAATATTCCTTCTGTCATTGCGAGTCCCGATAAATATCGGGGTGAAGCAATCTCATCTTTTGGAACTGTCTTGTTGTTCCATATTTGAGACTCCTCGCAATATCATTCGTTCTTCTTTGTGCTAACTTGTATTTCATTGCCTACTCGCCCATAGCCAAAGAGCAGGTAAAGCAAAGAATAAACCAATTTGTTTTAGTAAAAGCAAAATTAATCCAAATTGACCCATTTCTATACCTGCCGATGGTGTAACAAGAGGAACGTTTCCAACAAGTCCAAACATACGAAACGTTCTCTTTTCATAAGTTTTCTTAATATAATCGACAAATGTATAACTTTTGGATATAGGTTCTTTTTTTACCTTTGTGATTTCTTTTCCAATATTACCACGATTAAACTTATCTACCAATGTGTTTACTTCGTTGATACTTACTTGATAGCGACTGTCTAATTTCTGTGCGCTTTTAACATCTGCATTGTGCTTGGGTATTAAACTATTATACTGCAAAACAAGGTTTTTGTGCTCTTGTTGGTCTACAGTAAGTCCCGATTTCGCCTTCTCTTCCGTCTGATTAATTGTTGACTTAATTCTTTGAAGCTTATTGGAAGAACGTTCAATTGAAGAATGGAGGCTATGGAGTGTGTCTTCCATTTGTTTTATTTTAGACTGGCCCTGTTTTAGCTCTAGCGGGGCTATTCGCGAGACATAATTAACTGTTATAGTTCCCGTAGAATAAACAATGTATTGACTCAGCCAGAATGTAAAAAGAGCAATTGAGCCCGATATCAGAATAAGAAGCAACATAGGATAATTTATTTCTCTTGTCCTTAAAAAAGCCAAAGTAGCGACAAATCCAGTATTTGCTATTAACCCCAGTGCTATGGCTCCGACAGGAATAATAAAGAAGAGATAAAAGCCGGTTATATCATAGAAGCGATTCAAATATGCTATCAAGAGTCCACATAAGGCTCCTCCAATTAATAACAGAGGAAATCCTAAACTTTTTTTAAGTAATAAATGTGGTGAATAACAAAATATATACTTACACTTTGAGCATGTAACTTTTAAATTACCTTTATTTGTAGGGACCCTTATTCTTTGCTTACAACCAACACATTTTATGATTGTTTCATAATTGTCAAACCATCTTCCCATAAAAGATTCTACAAAAGCCGATTTATACCCCATCATAAAATTCTCATTTTATTAAAAAAACTCTCAAAAATAGAAATAAAACTCATAACTTACATCTTCTATTATTGAGTGTCTCGATAGCTTCTATTATGCCATGAATGCTATTCATGTTTTTTAGATAATTTTGAAACAAATTCTTTCATACTTCTTTTAAATTCCAAATTTTTTTATCTTCTTCCGAAGGATGGAAAAGTGAATTTTCTGTCATTCTCACACCTATGTATTGCAAATCACTAAATCTTGCCGTATTAGACACTCTTGCTCTCCATTCCACTTCAAATCTTAAGACTAATATCTTATATTGAGCAAAACCAAGTTCAGTAAGACTTTGCTTAATATATTGCTCAACGTAAGCTATATTACTTGACCATCTATAAGATTTATTTGTGTCTGAGTCTATAAATTGAGCATTTGAGATCCAAAAAGTTCCTTGACTTACCTTGTTCCACTTTTCAGGAGAAGATGAAAGCAAGGCTAGAGTTAATGGACTCTCAGAGGGCTTTTCTGAAAGTCTAACCTTCGTGAAATATTCATCGTACTTTTCTACTATTTTCCTTCGGATATTTTCTTTATGATATAAGCAATCCTCTCTTTTTTGAGTAAAAAACTTATGTGTTGCTTTCTTCATAATTGATTTAATAAATTTATCCTCTAAATGTTTTCTGATTAGTTTTAGATATGATTCAAAATCTTCGTAATCCTCATAAACTGTTATCTTCGTGATGTCTCTGAACTCTCGTTCTGCTGTATCTCTTAATAACTTATCTTTACATATGAAAACAATAGGGTAATTCTTTATGGCGGTCTCTAAGTAGCTCCGTATTGTTTCAAGTATCATTGAGTCACGAAAACCTTTTTCTGCTTTTTTGGGATCATTGTCGAATGGAGGCAACCTCCAAATTGCCCGATTAACTATGTCTTTCCAATCAATATTGTCAAGAGGCGTTGGAAGTATTTCTCCGCCCTTTTTCTCTAACCATATCTTAAAATTATTTTTTAAAGAGCTTTTTATTCTCTCTTTCGTCAATCTGTAGGAATAATTTTTTTTAGTTAGCTCATTTATTTTGGCAAAATGGCCTGAAATTGTTTTTAACGCAGAGACCCCATGACTAAATTGTTGGTATAAAATCTCCCCCACAACTACTTCTGGCAATTTTAACTCAAACTGAAAATCCACAATGTACTTATTCCAAAATGTATCAAAATACGGACTAGTTAGTTCGCACTCATTTTTTGCTCGAAGAATATTTGTATCTAAAATCACGACATGTGTGTCTGAAAATTCTTTTTTTACCATGGCCATAATTTATTCATCTAACTCATTTACATCCGAATTGTCTTTGTAAAAATCTGTCCGCATTATAACAAAACCCAACTATTATACGAAGTCATCTAAAACGAGATTGCTTCAGCTGCGCTTCGCAATGACGGTGATTGATTATGAGCATGAACATTTATTTCTTGCCAGAAATTTCAGATGCGAATGCCTTCTTAATGTATTCAAAGTATATCTCTTTATTCTCACTATTCTCTGGTAGGGTCTCGCTTGTAATAGCTTCCAGTATCTTATTTTTCATTTTTCCTATTAGAGGTGATGGGGAAAGATTAAATTTATCCATTAACTCATCTCCGGTGATTGGAAATTTGGATTCTTTTGCTGAAATCAGCTTCTCACATCTCCCCTCAAGTTCAGATAATTCTTGCAGCTTCCTGGCAACTCTCTCCTTCTTGTATGATGTTATATCTGCCTTAGAAATACTGAGAATATCTGAGAGCTTATCCCCCATCTTGGTTGCAAACCGTCTCACTGCAGTGTCTGTCCATAGAGAAGTATAAAGATTTGCTCGCATATGCTTCCTGATTAAAAAGCATATGTGCTTGCGATCCTGATTGGAGAATCTGAGTCTTGTAAGGATTCCCCATGCCATCTTAGCGCCTAAATCTTCATGTCTATAAAAATGCACATTTTTCTCGCCTATTGTTCTTACGTATGGTTTCGCTATGTCGTGAAGCAGTGCAGTCCATCTGATTTTCTCATCTAAAGGGCAATTTTTAACAACTTTTACTGTATGCATCCATACGTCCTTATGATGAAGCTGGCTATCTTCATGCAGGTTCTTCAGAGGAACAAGTTCTGGTATGAAGTAGTTAATCACTTCGTTTTTCATCAAATTTTCCAGCGCTAGTTCCAAATGATTGCCAAGTAATAGCTTAGTCATTTCATCTCTTATTCTTTCACTCGAGAGGTTCAGCAGTCTGTAAGCGTTCTTTTTTAAGGATGAGCGAGTCTTCTCTTCAATCTCAAATCCTAATTGAGATTGGAACCTTAATGCTCTTAGAATTCTCAGAGAATCATCTGCAAATGCAGTGTCTGGATTCTTAGGTGTTCTGATTAATTTTTGCTCTAAATCTTCCCTTCCTTTAAAAGGATCAATTATTTTTGAGTCAGAGCCTATCGCTATCGTATTTATTGTAAAATCCCTGCGCTCTAAGTCCTCCATTATATTGCTTCCAAAATCCACATCCGGTTTTCTGCTAATACCTCTGTATATCTCTTTTTTCCTGAATGTTGTAATATGCAATTCAACTTTGTCTATGAATGCGCCGACTGTTCCAAAATTTATGCCGACAGGATATGTTTTTATCCTGCTATTTCGTAGAATTTTGATAATTTCGGAAGGTGTTGCAGAGGTAGCAAAATCGTAATCATTGAGAGGTTTTTCCATTAACAGATCGCGCACTGAGCCCCCAACAAGATATACGGATTTCCCTGCCTGGCTGAAGATTCTAAAAATACTCTGTATTATTCTATTTTCTATTTTTAGCATTACTTTGTCTTTATATATTCCATAATAGGAGTCATCATCTTTAACGGCAAATTTAACAACCGCTGAAATAATCCTAATGTCATGTCTTCCAGTAATTCATGCGGAACCACTGTTGCCTTTAAATGTCCGCCTTTACTTCTTTTTAATCTGACATAGAAAGCAAGTAAGTTCCCATCCTCTCCTGTTATAATATAACCCAAAATTGGTATTTTATTCAACACCTCATCAACAATCTGCATCAGCTCAATTCCAAAAATCATATCTGTTGACTCTTTAACCATATCAATATCGCCTTTGCCTGAAATTCTCATTCTCTCGCCGTCAATATATAGACTTTCTACATTAATTACTCCAGAATTTATTACTGCTTTAGCCGTGGCTGTACTATATTTTATTCCCTCCTCATCCATTTTAGGCAGTCTTAATTTTATTACATCATACATATTAATAAGAGTGAACATTCTAACGAATATATGTTGTTTAGTTAAATATCCATTATTTAATATTATATCTAAATTTCCGTTCAGGTTCTTTTTTATTTCATCAATAGACTTGCCGCGGCTTCTTATATTACCTTCGCAGTCCAGAGTTCCGCTAAATGCAAGATTTTTAATGCCGAACTTTGCAGCCAGTTTTTGGATATTAGCATTTTTTATTTTATATATTGAATCAAATTCAATGCCATATGGGGGAAAAAAATTAAGTTTGCCTGAAAGCTCAGCTTCCCCCTCTGCTAGTCTTAATTTTACCCTATGGATATGCAGTATCCTGTCTTTTATATAGAGTGGCAGATGTGGCGTAACGATTTTTATGTCATCATATATGCCCTTTTCTATTTCAAAGCTTGTCATGTTATTCTCCAAGATAACTTTACCTGTAAAATCAATAGGAATGGCAGGGGTTGAATTTTTGATTGAGACATTTGCAGAGTGAAGATCAAATCCTATCTGTACTCTCTCAACATGAACTCTATTCTGCGAAATTTTATTAACAGCTCTCTTAATATACAAGCTTCCGATTACTCCAATCAGTCTGTAACATATAAATAGGCTAATGAAGATAGAAAATACAATATAAAGAGCTTTCTTAAATTTGGGCATTTCGATTCTCTCTAGCGGTTTATTTATTTATGTACTTAAGCATAATAGAAAAAACAAATTTCAGCATATTTGTATTTTCCTTTACAGGTATTCTTCGCAGCTCAAATATGGTCTCAGTTGTATGATTCATACCTCTTTTTGTTGCACATGCTCCTTTGTACCCGGCTTGAGCAAGAAAATTTTTTGTATTTTCATTGTAATCACCGTATGGATAGCAAAAGTATTTTACCGGCTGGGACAGATTTTCTTCAATAATTTGTTTTGATTTTGTTATTTCGTCCCATGCATCCTCATCTGTTAATCCAGTCATACGTTTGTGTGTACATGAATGAGACCCGAAACTAAATCCAAATGCCATCATCTTCTTTGCATTTTCCCATGACATAAATTTCTCGGGAACCTTTTCTTTGCTTTCATCAAAAGCCATAGTTTTGCCAATTACATCTGTTGTTAAGAAAACCGTACCTGTAAATCCCAGATTTTTCATAATGGGAAATGCGTATGTATAATTGTCAAGATAGCCATCATCAAAGGTTATTACAACAGGTTTTTGAGGAAACTCTTTATTTCTTTTAGTGCTCGCAATGACCTCATCAAGGGAAACGGTCATGTAGTTCCATTTTTTAAGAAGATTCATCTGTTTTTCAAAATCCTCCGGCCTTACGTACAGGCATTGTTCTGTGGCTTTAGAATTGGGATAATTAATTTTATGATAGAAAAGGATTGGTATTCTACTCATAGGTTATTCCTCCATGCTATTATTATTCCAGAATTTGTTTTTTAATATTTCTGCAAGTTTTTCTCCAGCAACACGTATGGAGTATTTTTCTTCAACAGTTTTTCTTCCGTTTATAGCTATTTGCTCCTTAAGTTGGTTGTTCTCAATTAAAACTCTGAGTTTAGTTTCCCATTCATCAGAGGTTCTTGCCAGAAGTCCGTCTTTTTCATCTTCTATAAAATACTTGTTTTCACCTACATCGCTGCATACAGCAGCAATACCTGCGGACATATACTCCAGGGCTTTAAGCCCGCATTTCCCCTTATTCCATTCATTGTCCAGCAAAGGATACACCCCTATATCAAATGTTGTCAATTCAGATGCTATCTCATCGGGTTCCATCCAATCAATCATCTCAACTTTTAAATGCTCACATTTCTTGTAAGCTTCCTTTAGTTTATGGCAATCTTTGGTGCCTATTATTTTAAACATTATATTATGGGTTCTTGCAAGTGATATTAACGGTTTCTTCAACATTATGAGATCATCCTGATATGTTTTTCCGTCGCCAACCCATCCTATTTTAAATTTAGCTCTTTTCTCTGGGCGCGCAGGCTTAAATTTATCTGTATCAATAGCTGTTGGTACAATGTAAACATTATCATTATACTTTTGAGCATACTCAGCCAGAAAGTGACTTCCAACAATAACAACATCCGAAATCTTTAACATGCGGTCTGTGCGCTGCTTACGTCTCAAGAATATTGAATCATCAAAATCAAAAACTACATTTATATTAAACAGTTTTTTATATACCCATAGAAACCTTATAAAGTCTGACTGATAAACAGTTCTTTGAGCATAAATAATAGTATTTTTACGACTTTGGCTTAATTCCCCTATGGTCTTCCTTGCTTCTCTGTATCGTTCAATGCATATGTTTTTTTTGAGTATTGAGCGGGGAGGCATTATGGAAGTAAAAAATCCATGCTTTTTCAATTCCCTGGCATAAAACACACATCTATATCTCGTGCTTGGTATGTTGTAATTGCCCTTTGGGAAAAATACAATTCTGTTAGGCTTATCTTTCTTTTTCATTAATTCCTATACCCATGGACATAGCCATATACAACCAAAACATAAGCCCTATTCTATCTTCGTAAAAGTATCCGGAAATACTGCAAGCTAAAAACCCAATAACTGTCAGAAGAATTGTGAATAATATGTCCTTTTTAAAATAGTCTTCTGTATGTACGTACGACTTGTAAGCACATTTTGCATATCTTGCTAAAAGATACATAAAGGCTAGAAGTCCCACTATTCCGGTCTCTATAAGGATCTGCAAATAGAGATT
The window above is part of the bacterium genome. Proteins encoded here:
- a CDS encoding CCA tRNA nucleotidyltransferase; the encoded protein is MLKIENRIIQSIFRIFSQAGKSVYLVGGSVRDLLMEKPLNDYDFATSATPSEIIKILRNSRIKTYPVGINFGTVGAFIDKVELHITTFRKKEIYRGISRKPDVDFGSNIMEDLERRDFTINTIAIGSDSKIIDPFKGREDLEQKLIRTPKNPDTAFADDSLRILRALRFQSQLGFEIEEKTRSSLKKNAYRLLNLSSERIRDEMTKLLLGNHLELALENLMKNEVINYFIPELVPLKNLHEDSQLHHKDVWMHTVKVVKNCPLDEKIRWTALLHDIAKPYVRTIGEKNVHFYRHEDLGAKMAWGILTRLRFSNQDRKHICFLIRKHMRANLYTSLWTDTAVRRFATKMGDKLSDILSISKADITSYKKERVARKLQELSELEGRCEKLISAKESKFPITGDELMDKFNLSPSPLIGKMKNKILEAITSETLPENSENKEIYFEYIKKAFASEISGKK
- a CDS encoding glycosyltransferase family 4 protein, giving the protein MKKKDKPNRIVFFPKGNYNIPSTRYRCVFYARELKKHGFFTSIMPPRSILKKNICIERYREARKTIGELSQSRKNTIIYAQRTVYQSDFIRFLWVYKKLFNINVVFDFDDSIFLRRKQRTDRMLKISDVVIVGSHFLAEYAQKYNDNVYIVPTAIDTDKFKPARPEKRAKFKIGWVGDGKTYQDDLIMLKKPLISLARTHNIMFKIIGTKDCHKLKEAYKKCEHLKVEMIDWMEPDEIASELTTFDIGVYPLLDNEWNKGKCGLKALEYMSAGIAAVCSDVGENKYFIEDEKDGLLARTSDEWETKLRVLIENNQLKEQIAINGRKTVEEKYSIRVAGEKLAEILKNKFWNNNSMEE
- a CDS encoding AsmA-like C-terminal domain-containing protein, yielding MPKFKKALYIVFSIFISLFICYRLIGVIGSLYIKRAVNKISQNRVHVERVQIGFDLHSANVSIKNSTPAIPIDFTGKVILENNMTSFEIEKGIYDDIKIVTPHLPLYIKDRILHIHRVKLRLAEGEAELSGKLNFFPPYGIEFDSIYKIKNANIQKLAAKFGIKNLAFSGTLDCEGNIRSRGKSIDEIKKNLNGNLDIILNNGYLTKQHIFVRMFTLINMYDVIKLRLPKMDEEGIKYSTATAKAVINSGVINVESLYIDGERMRISGKGDIDMVKESTDMIFGIELMQIVDEVLNKIPILGYIITGEDGNLLAFYVRLKRSKGGHLKATVVPHELLEDMTLGLFQRLLNLPLKMMTPIMEYIKTK
- a CDS encoding polysaccharide deacetylase family protein; its protein translation is MSRIPILFYHKINYPNSKATEQCLYVRPEDFEKQMNLLKKWNYMTVSLDEVIASTKRNKEFPQKPVVITFDDGYLDNYTYAFPIMKNLGFTGTVFLTTDVIGKTMAFDESKEKVPEKFMSWENAKKMMAFGFSFGSHSCTHKRMTGLTDEDAWDEITKSKQIIEENLSQPVKYFCYPYGDYNENTKNFLAQAGYKGACATKRGMNHTTETIFELRRIPVKENTNMLKFVFSIMLKYINK